The following are from one region of the Tenacibaculum dicentrarchi genome:
- the rpoN gene encoding RNA polymerase factor sigma-54 translates to MLKQSLHYKLLQKLSPQQIQLMKLIQLPTQAFEERLKQEIEENPALDTGKEEPENFEDTLTDADSDDYNNDEGTEKIDTQDINIDEYLSDDEYPSYKTQANNYSADDEDRQIPYAAGTSFHQSLNNQLNTFRINEEERAIADFLVGSIDDSGYIRREIIDLVDDLAFTQNIFTSEEKVEHILINVVQKLDPIGVGARDLKECLIIQLKSKSAKQTRSLAIDILENAFDHFVKKHYKKLLEKFNIDEDYLKEIIAEIGKLNPKPGSSYAGNNKLAEQIVPDFSIQIIDGNLELTLNSRNAPELHVSREYNNMLKGYSDATKKSKSQKDAVMFIKQKLDAAKWFIDAIKQRQQTLLITMNAIMLRQQAYFLTGDERKLKPMILKDIADEIHMDVSTVSRVANSKYVTTPYGTKLIKVFFSESMKNDQGEDVSTREIKKILETVIQEEDKRKPLTDEKLSKILKEKGYPIARRTVAKYREQLDISVARLRKEI, encoded by the coding sequence ATGCTAAAACAAAGTTTACATTATAAATTACTTCAAAAATTATCGCCACAACAAATTCAGTTAATGAAGTTGATTCAATTGCCTACCCAAGCTTTTGAAGAGCGTTTAAAACAAGAAATTGAAGAAAACCCTGCTTTAGATACTGGTAAAGAAGAGCCTGAAAACTTTGAAGATACCTTAACAGATGCTGATTCTGATGATTATAATAATGACGAAGGAACTGAAAAAATAGATACACAAGACATCAATATTGATGAGTATTTAAGTGATGATGAGTATCCTAGTTATAAGACACAAGCAAATAATTATTCGGCGGATGATGAAGATAGACAAATTCCGTATGCAGCAGGAACGAGTTTTCATCAATCGTTAAATAATCAATTAAATACCTTTAGAATTAATGAAGAAGAACGCGCTATTGCCGATTTTTTAGTAGGAAGTATTGATGACAGCGGCTATATCCGTAGAGAAATTATCGATTTAGTAGATGATTTAGCCTTTACTCAAAATATTTTTACATCCGAAGAAAAAGTAGAACATATTTTAATTAATGTGGTTCAAAAACTAGACCCTATAGGTGTTGGTGCTCGTGATTTAAAGGAATGTTTAATTATTCAATTAAAATCAAAATCAGCAAAGCAAACAAGAAGTTTAGCTATTGATATTCTTGAAAATGCTTTTGATCACTTTGTTAAAAAACATTATAAAAAACTACTCGAAAAGTTTAATATTGATGAAGATTATTTAAAAGAGATAATTGCCGAAATTGGAAAATTAAACCCAAAACCAGGTAGTTCATATGCTGGTAATAATAAATTAGCAGAACAAATAGTTCCTGATTTTTCAATACAAATTATTGATGGAAATTTAGAATTGACTTTAAATTCACGTAATGCTCCTGAATTACATGTTTCTCGTGAATATAATAATATGCTAAAAGGGTATAGTGATGCTACAAAAAAGAGTAAAAGTCAAAAAGATGCTGTGATGTTTATTAAGCAAAAATTGGATGCTGCAAAGTGGTTTATTGATGCTATAAAACAACGTCAACAAACACTTTTAATTACCATGAATGCTATTATGCTACGTCAACAGGCTTATTTTTTAACAGGTGATGAGCGCAAGCTAAAACCAATGATTTTAAAAGATATTGCCGATGAAATCCACATGGATGTTTCAACTGTTTCAAGAGTTGCAAATAGTAAATATGTAACAACACCTTACGGAACAAAATTGATAAAGGTATTTTTCTCTGAATCAATGAAAAATGACCAAGGTGAAGATGTTTCTACTCGTGAAATTAAAAAAATATTAGAAACCGTTATTCAAGAAGAAGATAAACGCAAACCACTTACCGATGAAAAATTATCTAAAATATTAAAAGAAAAAGGCTATCCTATTGCTAGAAGAACGGTTGCTAAATATCGTGAGCAACTAGATATTTCGGTAGCAAGATTACGTAAAGAAATATAA
- the asnS gene encoding asparagine--tRNA ligase, whose translation MKRSSVNELLHSDKFLQEVHVKGWVRTFRSNRFIALNDGSTINNIQCVVDFENTDEELLKRITTSAAVSITGTLIESQGKGQSVEIKVTKLEILGDSNPDEYPIQPKKHSLEFLRENAHLRIRTNTFSAVMRVRSALSFGVHKYFQENGFNYVNTPIVTGSDAEGAGEMFHVSNFETNKAPLNEAGEIDYTQDFFGKETNLTVSGQLEAETYAMALGKVYTFGPTFRAENSNTTRHLAEFWMIEPEVAFNDLDANMDLSEDFIKSVLNYVLENCKDDLAFLDNRLTQEDKTKPQAERSEMGLIEKLNFVANNNFKRVSYTEAFDILRNCKPNKKKKFQFPITEWGVDLQSEHERYLVEKHFKCPVILFDYPATIKAFYMRLNDDGKTVRAMDVLFPGIGEMVGGSQREERLDVLKAKMADLNIDEEELWWYLDTRKFGTAVHSGFGLGFERLVLFATGMSNIRDVIPFPRTPQNAEF comes from the coding sequence ATGAAAAGAAGTAGCGTTAACGAATTATTACATTCGGATAAATTTTTACAAGAAGTACACGTAAAAGGATGGGTTAGAACCTTTAGAAGCAATCGTTTTATTGCTTTAAATGATGGCTCTACCATTAATAATATTCAATGTGTTGTAGATTTCGAAAACACAGATGAAGAACTTTTAAAAAGAATTACCACAAGTGCCGCAGTGAGTATTACAGGTACTTTAATTGAAAGTCAAGGTAAAGGACAATCGGTAGAAATAAAAGTTACTAAACTAGAAATTTTAGGCGATTCGAATCCTGATGAATACCCTATTCAACCTAAAAAACATAGTTTAGAGTTTTTAAGAGAAAACGCGCATTTACGTATTAGAACAAATACTTTTAGTGCTGTAATGAGAGTTCGTTCTGCTTTATCTTTTGGGGTTCATAAGTATTTTCAAGAAAACGGATTTAACTACGTAAATACACCAATTGTTACTGGTTCTGATGCCGAAGGTGCTGGAGAAATGTTTCATGTTTCTAATTTTGAAACAAATAAAGCGCCCTTAAACGAAGCTGGAGAAATTGATTATACACAAGATTTCTTCGGAAAAGAAACTAATTTAACCGTTTCTGGTCAGTTAGAAGCTGAAACCTATGCCATGGCATTAGGAAAAGTATATACTTTTGGTCCTACTTTTAGAGCTGAAAATTCAAATACAACACGTCATTTAGCCGAATTTTGGATGATTGAACCTGAGGTTGCATTTAATGATTTAGATGCCAATATGGATTTATCTGAAGATTTTATCAAATCGGTTTTAAACTATGTTTTAGAAAACTGTAAAGACGATTTGGCATTTTTAGACAATCGTTTAACACAGGAAGATAAAACAAAACCACAGGCGGAGCGTAGCGAAATGGGCTTAATTGAAAAATTAAACTTTGTTGCTAATAACAACTTTAAACGTGTTTCTTACACCGAAGCTTTTGATATTTTACGTAATTGTAAGCCAAATAAAAAGAAGAAATTTCAATTTCCTATTACAGAATGGGGTGTTGATTTACAATCGGAACATGAGCGTTATTTAGTTGAAAAACACTTTAAATGCCCTGTAATTTTATTTGATTACCCTGCAACGATAAAAGCATTTTACATGCGTTTAAATGACGATGGTAAAACGGTTCGTGCAATGGATGTTTTATTTCCAGGAATTGGAGAAATGGTTGGAGGTTCTCAAAGAGAAGAGCGTTTAGATGTTTTAAAAGCTAAAATGGCCGATTTAAACATTGATGAAGAAGAATTATGGTGGTATTTAGATACTCGTAAGTTTGGTACAGCAGTACATTCAGGATTTGGTTTAGGATTTGAACGTTTAGTTTTATTTGCTACAGGAATGAGCAATATTCGTGATGTAATTCCGTTTCCTAGAACACCACAAAACGCAGAATTTTAA
- a CDS encoding LuxR C-terminal-related transcriptional regulator translates to MNSNQHTIGQYTRENVSDTPLTKDDKAYLFYKKTIPKFIGEAISIYSFKENRMLYAHGWEDLLGYKDEEITMLKIVSCTSPRHFNFSNELNDKALQFFKTKTTDLEKYSFTLEIEKIHANGSVIPLFSRVAILKASNGKIEEMITVSQVIKSLKHSNVMQYAVYGPEKSDFEEILNKELFQHLAISKKEKQALYMASKGMTFKEIAAQLNVSQSAVEKRLIPLYKRFNVKSLPHLISFAHTNHIL, encoded by the coding sequence ATGAACTCAAATCAACATACTATTGGTCAATATACTAGAGAAAATGTTTCAGACACTCCTTTAACCAAAGATGATAAAGCATATCTCTTTTATAAAAAAACGATTCCTAAATTTATAGGAGAAGCTATTTCTATTTATTCTTTTAAAGAAAATAGAATGTTATATGCTCACGGATGGGAAGATTTATTAGGCTATAAAGATGAAGAAATTACCATGCTTAAAATTGTAAGTTGCACCTCACCAAGGCATTTTAATTTTTCAAACGAATTAAATGACAAAGCACTTCAATTTTTTAAAACAAAAACAACTGATTTAGAAAAATATAGCTTCACTTTAGAAATTGAAAAAATTCATGCAAACGGTAGTGTTATTCCGTTGTTTTCAAGAGTGGCAATTTTAAAAGCATCTAATGGTAAAATAGAAGAAATGATTACGGTTTCGCAGGTTATAAAATCATTAAAACATAGCAATGTAATGCAATATGCTGTTTATGGTCCTGAAAAATCAGATTTTGAAGAAATTTTAAACAAAGAATTATTTCAGCACTTGGCAATTTCTAAAAAAGAAAAACAGGCGCTTTATATGGCATCAAAAGGAATGACTTTTAAAGAAATTGCAGCCCAATTAAACGTAAGTCAGTCTGCTGTTGAAAAACGTTTAATACCACTTTACAAACGTTTTAATGTAAAAAGTTTACCTCATTTAATCAGTTTTGCACATACTAATCATATTCTTTAA
- a CDS encoding efflux RND transporter permease subunit, which produces MTFWTKIAGFILRNRYLVLIAIAIITGLLVTQIKYMRFSYTEANLLPEDHQANIQYNQFLDIFGEEGNLVILGVKDSTIFTPIKFNAWNKLVKELDSVKEVAFSVSIADVKELKADRKQRKFVLEPLFEKKPTTNEEVDKIKKQLFEKLPFYNNLLYNDKGTLQTAIYIDKAIVNTPARKDFITKRLIPTVEKFEKDHQIDVRMSGMPYIRTINSQNIIDEMQLFVLGALGITALIFFFFFRSFRATFITLLVVGIGVIWAFGFIGFFRYEITVLSALIPPLIIVIGVPNAVFLINKYQQEIKKHGNQAKSLQRVISKIGNATLMTNITTASGFATFVFVKSSLLREFGILASVNIISIFILALLIIPILYSFMPLPKEKHLNHLEKKWMENIVSWMERMVKEQRITIYITTVIVIILSMIGLYQIRVSGSLIEDMPKEAQFYKDIKFFETEFGGIMPLEILIDTKREKGVMKLSTLKKMEKLNEAIQTFPELSKPISITNLVKYSKQAYYKGNPKYYQLPTSQEKAHIFAFSKNSNTNTGMLNNFVDSTGRYTRITTFMKDVGTDKMDIIQGRLDAVIKKEFPKEKFTVSMTGKALVFLKGTNYLIKNLVISLSLAILLISIFMAWMFRSFKMIFISLVPNMLPLLITAGLMGFFSIPIKPSTILVFSIAFGISVDDTIHFLAKYRQELLANNWKIKPAVYAALQETGVSMFYTSIVLFFGFLVFTISSFGGTIALGGLVSVTLLLAMVSNLILLPSLLLSFENKIANKKVLKETNFKILPPKEETNK; this is translated from the coding sequence ATGACTTTTTGGACTAAAATTGCTGGATTTATATTGAGAAACAGATATCTTGTTTTAATTGCTATCGCTATTATTACCGGGCTATTAGTTACTCAAATAAAGTACATGCGCTTTTCCTACACCGAAGCAAATTTACTTCCTGAAGACCATCAAGCAAATATTCAATACAATCAATTTTTAGACATTTTTGGCGAAGAAGGTAACTTAGTTATTTTAGGTGTTAAAGATTCTACTATTTTTACCCCTATAAAATTTAATGCTTGGAACAAGCTTGTTAAAGAGTTAGACAGTGTTAAAGAGGTAGCTTTTAGCGTTTCTATTGCTGATGTTAAAGAATTAAAAGCCGATAGAAAACAACGAAAATTTGTGCTTGAACCTCTATTTGAAAAAAAACCTACTACAAATGAAGAAGTAGATAAAATTAAGAAGCAATTATTTGAAAAACTGCCTTTTTACAATAATTTATTATACAACGACAAAGGTACTTTACAAACCGCTATTTATATTGATAAAGCTATTGTAAATACTCCTGCTCGTAAAGATTTTATCACTAAAAGATTAATTCCTACTGTTGAAAAATTTGAAAAAGACCATCAAATAGATGTACGCATGTCAGGAATGCCGTATATAAGAACAATCAATTCTCAAAATATTATTGATGAAATGCAACTGTTCGTATTAGGTGCTTTAGGTATTACAGCACTTATATTCTTTTTCTTTTTCCGATCATTTAGAGCTACTTTTATTACACTACTTGTTGTTGGTATTGGGGTTATTTGGGCATTCGGTTTTATTGGTTTTTTCAGATATGAAATTACTGTTTTATCAGCTTTAATACCGCCATTAATTATTGTAATTGGTGTACCAAATGCAGTGTTCTTGATTAATAAATATCAACAAGAAATAAAAAAACATGGAAACCAAGCAAAGTCATTACAACGTGTAATTTCAAAGATTGGTAACGCCACTTTAATGACCAATATTACAACAGCTTCAGGGTTTGCAACCTTTGTTTTTGTTAAAAGTAGTTTGTTACGAGAATTTGGAATTTTAGCCTCTGTAAATATTATCAGTATTTTTATTTTAGCCTTATTAATTATTCCTATTCTTTATAGTTTTATGCCACTTCCTAAAGAAAAACACTTAAATCACCTAGAAAAAAAGTGGATGGAAAACATCGTTTCTTGGATGGAACGCATGGTAAAAGAACAGCGAATTACCATTTATATTACCACCGTTATTGTAATCATATTAAGTATGATTGGCCTATATCAAATTCGTGTTTCGGGTAGTTTAATTGAAGATATGCCCAAAGAAGCACAGTTTTATAAAGATATTAAGTTCTTTGAAACAGAATTTGGCGGAATTATGCCACTAGAAATATTGATTGACACCAAAAGAGAAAAAGGTGTTATGAAACTTTCTACTTTAAAGAAAATGGAAAAATTAAATGAGGCTATTCAAACGTTTCCTGAATTATCAAAGCCCATTTCAATTACCAATTTAGTTAAATACTCTAAACAGGCATACTACAAAGGAAACCCAAAATATTATCAATTACCTACAAGTCAAGAAAAAGCACATATTTTTGCCTTCTCTAAAAATTCGAATACCAATACAGGTATGCTAAATAATTTTGTAGATAGCACAGGGCGTTATACACGTATCACTACTTTTATGAAAGATGTTGGTACTGATAAAATGGATATTATTCAAGGGCGATTAGATGCGGTTATCAAAAAAGAGTTTCCTAAAGAAAAATTTACCGTTTCTATGACTGGGAAAGCCTTGGTTTTCTTAAAAGGGACTAATTATTTAATTAAAAACTTAGTCATTTCATTATCGCTTGCTATTTTATTAATTTCAATTTTTATGGCATGGATGTTTCGTTCATTTAAAATGATTTTCATATCGTTAGTTCCTAACATGCTTCCTTTGTTAATTACAGCAGGATTAATGGGCTTTTTTAGCATCCCTATAAAACCATCTACTATTTTAGTATTTAGTATCGCTTTTGGTATTTCTGTTGATGATACTATTCATTTTTTAGCGAAATATCGCCAAGAATTACTAGCCAATAACTGGAAAATTAAACCTGCCGTTTATGCAGCACTTCAAGAAACAGGTGTAAGTATGTTTTATACCTCAATTGTATTATTCTTTGGGTTTTTAGTTTTTACAATTTCTAGTTTTGGAGGAACAATTGCTTTAGGTGGATTAGTTTCTGTAACTTTATTATTAGCAATGGTATCTAATTTAATATTATTACCCTCACTCTTACTTTCGTTTGAAAATAAAATTGCAAATAAAAAAGTATTAAAAGAAACTAATTTTAAAATTCTACCACCAAAAGAAGAAACTAACAAATAA
- the frr gene encoding ribosome recycling factor, whose amino-acid sequence MNEEIDFILDSAKEAMNNAVAHLEKELRTIRAGKASPAMLANVQVDYYGSATPLGQIANVSTPDARTITIQPWEKNMLHEVEKAITYANLGFNPMNNGDVIIINVPALTEERRKELAKQCKAEAEHAKVGVRNARKDANNDIKKTDVSDDVKKISEESVQKLTDSFSKVIEEKVAVKEKEIMTV is encoded by the coding sequence ATGAACGAAGAAATTGATTTTATTTTAGATTCTGCCAAAGAGGCAATGAATAATGCAGTTGCACATTTAGAAAAAGAATTACGTACTATTAGAGCAGGAAAAGCATCTCCTGCAATGTTGGCAAATGTACAGGTTGATTATTATGGTTCAGCAACTCCTTTAGGTCAAATAGCAAACGTAAGTACTCCTGATGCAAGAACAATTACCATTCAGCCTTGGGAAAAAAATATGCTTCATGAAGTTGAAAAAGCAATTACTTATGCTAATTTAGGATTCAACCCAATGAACAACGGTGATGTTATTATTATTAACGTTCCTGCTTTAACTGAGGAGCGTCGTAAAGAATTAGCTAAACAATGTAAAGCCGAAGCTGAACACGCTAAAGTAGGTGTTCGTAATGCTCGTAAAGATGCAAATAACGATATTAAAAAAACAGATGTTTCTGATGATGTTAAAAAAATATCAGAAGAAAGTGTTCAAAAATTAACCGATAGTTTTAGTAAAGTTATTGAAGAAAAAGTAGCCGTAAAAGAAAAAGAAATAATGACTGTTTAA